The Nostoc sp. 'Lobaria pulmonaria (5183) cyanobiont' DNA window ATTCTGCGAATAAGGGCATAGAAGAAAGCGTGTACTTTAGCAGGCAATAGGCTATTAAATTTACAATTCTTAGAATTAAGGTGTTATTAGCTCACCATAGTGTGAGCCATTGGATTAAATAAGCTTGATCCCGACGAAAAACTGTATTGTTGTATAGGTTGACAGTTTCGAGCAAAAAAATTGGTTTATGGCAGTCTTGGTCAATAGCATCTATTTAAAAGCTAAAGCTAAATGATTGTTTTCTTGCCTTGCCATGTTCATTCAACTCTGGAGGTATAGTTCATGTCCGTTCGCCTATATATAGGTAATTTGCCTAAAGATGAAATAGATCGTCAAGATCTACAAGCCGTTTTTGCAGCAGAAGGTGATGCTGTAACTACTAAATTAATTAAAGACCGCAAAACTGGCAAATGCCGTGGTTTCGGTTTTCTTACAGTCAACAATGACGAACAAGCTGACGAAATTATTGAAAAGTATAATGGTCAGATGTTCAAAGATACTCCCATTAAGCTAGAGAAGGCATTACCTCGGACAAAGGGTGAAGAGGGTGACGAGCAAGCTCCTAAACCAGTCACTCTTGCTA harbors:
- a CDS encoding RNA recognition motif domain-containing protein → MSVRLYIGNLPKDEIDRQDLQAVFAAEGDAVTTKLIKDRKTGKCRGFGFLTVNNDEQADEIIEKYNGQMFKDTPIKLEKALPRTKGEEGDEQAPKPVTLASNSTPTPSPNREGSRREKSSKKPRRGGGGGGGSRENNTTTTDSDAIRPDPRWASELEKLKQMLAAQTTN